Proteins from one Oscillatoria nigro-viridis PCC 7112 genomic window:
- a CDS encoding alpha/beta fold hydrolase, with amino-acid sequence MNSFDSEQQHIFVETNNIRLHCVSQGEGELVLLLHGFPEFWYSWRHQIPALARHFKVVVPDLRGYNDSDKPASGYDLDTLSADIRGLIASLGYAKAHVVGHDCGGAIAWNLAQKFPEKLNRLAILNAPHPQRFVQEMASNLDQIRRSWHILAFQVPGIPEWLIRQNLKDFVQSILQGQAIRKGAFSAEETKIYQTALEKPGVLAAAMNYYQQMFHPQRLWNWGQKLEPVTVPTLVLWGEEDSFLSHKLVEGLDRLITAPFKLKLVPNCGHWIQQEAPQTVNRELLSFLRNSSPSLALA; translated from the coding sequence ATGAATTCTTTCGATTCCGAACAGCAACACATCTTTGTCGAAACCAACAACATCCGCCTGCACTGCGTTTCTCAAGGAGAAGGGGAGCTCGTTCTCCTCCTGCACGGGTTTCCAGAGTTTTGGTACTCTTGGCGCCATCAAATCCCTGCTTTAGCGCGTCATTTCAAGGTTGTGGTGCCGGATTTGCGCGGCTACAACGATTCTGACAAGCCGGCCAGCGGCTACGATTTAGATACGCTGAGCGCCGATATTCGCGGTTTGATTGCCAGCTTGGGCTATGCAAAAGCTCACGTTGTCGGTCACGATTGCGGAGGGGCGATCGCGTGGAATTTAGCTCAAAAATTCCCCGAAAAACTCAACCGCTTGGCGATTTTAAACGCTCCCCACCCGCAGCGATTCGTGCAGGAAATGGCGAGCAACTTAGATCAAATCCGCCGCAGTTGGCACATTTTGGCTTTTCAGGTTCCCGGCATCCCCGAATGGTTGATCCGGCAAAATTTGAAAGATTTTGTGCAAAGTATTTTGCAGGGACAAGCTATTCGTAAAGGAGCTTTTAGCGCTGAAGAAACTAAGATTTATCAGACTGCTTTAGAAAAGCCGGGAGTATTAGCGGCTGCGATGAATTATTACCAGCAGATGTTTCACCCGCAGCGGCTTTGGAATTGGGGACAGAAATTAGAACCCGTGACAGTTCCTACTTTGGTGCTTTGGGGAGAAGAAGATTCGTTTTTGAGCCACAAACTTGTAGAAGGTTTAGATCGGTTAATTACGGCTCCGTTTAAGTTGAAATTAGTTCCTAACTGCGGTCACTGGATTCAGCAGGAAGCGCCGCAAACGGTGAATCGAGAATTGCTGAGTTTTCTGAGAAATTCTTCTCCTTCTTTGGCTTTGGCATAG
- a CDS encoding response regulator transcription factor encodes MQSTSYKPEISLSPRERAIAQLVAQGLPNKCIAKNLNISHWTVATYVRRIFIKLGVCSRTAMIALLIQENLLWD; translated from the coding sequence ATGCAAAGCACAAGTTACAAACCGGAAATTAGCCTGAGTCCACGGGAAAGAGCAATCGCGCAATTAGTAGCCCAAGGTCTGCCAAATAAATGTATTGCCAAAAATTTAAATATCAGTCACTGGACGGTTGCTACTTACGTGAGGCGGATTTTTATCAAACTCGGTGTTTGTTCCAGAACGGCGATGATTGCACTGCTGATCCAAGAAAATTTGCTCTGGGATTAA
- a CDS encoding NarK family nitrate/nitrite MFS transporter translates to MLQGLLSFRGPFRILNLSWFAFFLTFVVWFNYAPFSTTVQHDLGLTVGQARIISLSNLAFAIPARIIIGMLLDRFGPRITFSSLLVYAAFPTLAFAFAQNFNQLVLSRLAMGIVGAGFVVGIRLVAEWFPPKDIGFAQGIYGGWGNFGSFAAEAALPAIAAGTAFLSVGHTNWRLAIALTGIAAAVFGVIFYCNVQDTPPGKVYQRPTRNGAMEVTSAKSFWALSMTNIPLFGALALIVWRLQKAHFMTANVMYAIWISLTALYLIQAYKAWEVNREVVIGQKHYPPQERYQISQVFLLELAYAVSFGSELAVVSMLPEFFEHTFNLNHAIAGPIAATYPLMNLVSRPAGGLISDKIGSRKWTLTVMTGGVGLGYLIMSQITANWHLAIVIIMTMLCAFFVFAAAGATFGIASLIKREVTGQIAGNIGAYGSVGSVIYATLYSFLPQTVAGNRSFFELLGIAAVIVCFLCVFILKEPKVIESKDLAEEAMLLGH, encoded by the coding sequence ATGCTTCAAGGGCTTTTATCGTTCAGAGGGCCTTTTCGGATTCTGAACCTGAGTTGGTTTGCTTTTTTCTTAACTTTCGTAGTGTGGTTCAACTACGCACCATTCAGCACAACGGTGCAGCACGATTTGGGACTGACAGTTGGGCAAGCCAGAATCATCAGTCTGTCCAACCTAGCTTTCGCAATTCCTGCACGTATTATTATCGGGATGTTGCTCGATCGCTTCGGGCCTCGCATCACCTTCTCTTCACTCCTGGTGTATGCAGCATTTCCCACACTGGCATTCGCCTTTGCCCAAAACTTTAATCAGTTGGTTTTGAGCCGTTTGGCAATGGGAATTGTCGGCGCTGGATTCGTGGTTGGCATTCGCTTAGTTGCCGAATGGTTTCCCCCAAAAGATATCGGCTTCGCTCAAGGTATCTATGGCGGCTGGGGCAACTTTGGCTCTTTTGCTGCAGAAGCAGCGTTACCGGCGATCGCGGCAGGAACAGCTTTTCTCTCAGTCGGACACACAAATTGGCGGCTGGCGATCGCCCTTACTGGGATTGCCGCAGCAGTTTTCGGAGTCATTTTTTACTGCAACGTTCAAGACACTCCTCCCGGCAAAGTCTATCAGCGCCCGACCCGCAACGGCGCAATGGAAGTCACCAGCGCCAAAAGCTTTTGGGCACTGTCGATGACCAATATTCCTCTATTTGGTGCCTTAGCTTTGATTGTGTGGCGCTTGCAGAAAGCACATTTTATGACTGCAAATGTGATGTACGCTATTTGGATTAGTTTGACAGCACTCTATTTAATTCAGGCTTACAAAGCCTGGGAAGTTAACCGAGAAGTTGTCATCGGTCAAAAACATTACCCACCTCAAGAACGCTATCAAATCAGTCAAGTATTCCTATTAGAATTAGCTTATGCAGTCAGCTTTGGTTCAGAGCTCGCTGTGGTTTCCATGTTACCGGAATTTTTTGAACACACCTTCAATCTCAATCATGCGATCGCCGGGCCGATAGCTGCTACCTATCCGCTGATGAACTTGGTCAGCCGTCCAGCCGGAGGGTTAATTTCTGATAAAATCGGCAGCCGCAAGTGGACGCTGACAGTGATGACCGGCGGAGTGGGATTGGGGTATTTAATTATGAGCCAAATTACGGCAAACTGGCATTTAGCAATTGTGATTATCATGACCATGTTATGTGCCTTCTTTGTCTTCGCCGCCGCAGGTGCAACTTTTGGCATCGCCTCCTTAATTAAACGAGAAGTAACTGGTCAAATTGCCGGAAATATCGGTGCTTACGGCAGTGTCGGCTCTGTAATTTATGCCACCCTTTATAGCTTTTTGCCCCAAACAGTGGCAGGCAACCGCAGCTTCTTTGAGCTACTCGGAATTGCTGCTGTAATTGTGTGCTTCCTTTGTGTTTTTATCCTGAAGGAACCGAAGGTTATTGAAAGCAAAGATTTGGCAGAAGAAGCTATGCTGCTGGGTCACTAA
- the recA gene encoding recombinase RecA, translated as MPKKEASIKTSTENSEKQKALTSVLSQIERSFGKGAIVRLGDSTRMRVETIPTGALTLDIALGGGLPKGRVIEIYGPESSGKTTLALHAIAEVQKSGGIAAFVDAEHALDPTYASALGVDIENLLVSQPDTGEMALEIVDQLVRSVAVDIVVVDSVAALVPRAEIEGDMGDSHMGLQARLMSQALRKITGNIGKSGCTVIFLNQLRQKIGVTYGNPETTTGGNALKFYASVRLDIRRIQTLKKGTEEYGNRTKVKVAKNKVAPPFRIAEFDIVFGKGISTLGCLTDLADEMGVIIKKGSWYSYNGENIAQGRDKVIQHMEKNADFKNEIEQLVKKKLETGAVVSANSVAPVDNDDEDAEDLDNVEDVDNVEDVEDLEEI; from the coding sequence ATGCCAAAAAAAGAAGCGTCTATAAAAACTTCCACTGAAAACTCAGAAAAGCAAAAAGCCCTAACTTCCGTACTTTCCCAAATCGAGCGCAGCTTTGGCAAAGGGGCGATCGTCCGATTGGGAGACTCCACTCGCATGAGGGTAGAAACCATTCCCACCGGAGCCCTGACACTGGACATTGCTTTGGGCGGCGGTTTGCCAAAAGGCAGAGTCATTGAAATTTACGGGCCCGAAAGTTCCGGTAAAACCACTCTAGCCCTCCACGCGATCGCCGAAGTTCAAAAATCCGGCGGTATCGCAGCCTTCGTCGATGCCGAACACGCCCTCGATCCCACCTACGCCTCAGCTTTGGGCGTCGATATTGAAAATCTCTTAGTTTCCCAGCCGGATACCGGCGAAATGGCCCTAGAAATTGTCGATCAACTCGTGCGTTCCGTCGCCGTCGATATCGTAGTAGTTGACTCCGTAGCCGCCCTCGTCCCCCGCGCCGAAATCGAAGGCGACATGGGCGACTCCCACATGGGTTTGCAAGCGCGCTTGATGAGTCAAGCTTTGCGGAAAATCACCGGCAACATCGGCAAATCCGGCTGTACCGTCATCTTCCTCAACCAATTGCGGCAGAAAATCGGCGTAACTTACGGCAACCCCGAAACCACAACTGGCGGTAACGCACTCAAGTTCTACGCCAGCGTGCGGCTTGACATCCGCCGGATTCAAACCTTGAAAAAAGGTACAGAAGAGTACGGCAACCGCACGAAAGTTAAAGTTGCTAAAAATAAAGTTGCTCCGCCTTTCCGCATTGCCGAATTTGACATTGTATTTGGCAAAGGCATTTCCACTTTAGGCTGTCTGACTGACTTGGCCGACGAAATGGGAGTAATTATCAAAAAAGGTTCTTGGTATAGCTATAACGGCGAGAACATAGCTCAAGGACGAGACAAAGTGATCCAACACATGGAGAAAAATGCCGACTTCAAAAATGAAATTGAGCAGCTAGTTAAAAAGAAACTTGAGACTGGTGCTGTGGTTTCTGCTAATTCTGTTGCCCCTGTTGACAATGATGATGAGGATGCAGAAGATCTAGACAATGTAGAAGATGTAGACAATGTAGAAGATGTAGAGGATTTGGAAGAAATCTAA
- a CDS encoding glycosyltransferase family 39 protein, translating to MGSKTHQDTSVNTKNSRWLMNLLAIGILLGIGFRFFEIDRKLYWHDEAYTSIRAAGFTRQEIDGELFQNRIVPAPELQKYQRIKPGSTEADTIRSLALEDPQHPPLYFLLARWWMQQFGSSLTASRSLPAILSLLSLPLMYALARELFASNLAALLATALLALSPFDILFAQTARQYSLLTATVIGSSWLLLRAVRLPGWQNWVFYSLAIALGFYTHPFFSLTLIGHGVFIIAYWLFVKKTKLRGHVTNSQFFLAVIGALILYIPWIYVLATNLERASSTTDWTRVSPGWLYLVKLWTLSFTALFFDFDFGFDNIWTYLLRLPFLLLIAAALYTICSRTSSSTWLFLVTSIFVPFSILALPDLILGGKRSAVSRYLISCFPGVQLAVAYLLASNVKTQQRFWQVILALVFTASIASCTVSAFSDTWWSKDLSYFNAEVAKIINKEAIANRSIKDTIVISDRGNDFTNMGDLLSLSYLLDKDVRLMLMSQSPEIEMLNKYSAPLVFRPSEKLRSALKQNQRRLEPILEYARLFRARRAS from the coding sequence ATGGGATCTAAAACACATCAAGACACATCTGTTAATACCAAAAATTCCCGCTGGCTGATGAACTTATTGGCGATCGGCATTTTACTAGGTATCGGATTTCGGTTTTTTGAGATCGATCGCAAACTGTACTGGCACGACGAAGCTTACACATCAATCCGCGCCGCTGGTTTCACCCGCCAAGAAATCGACGGCGAACTATTCCAAAACCGGATTGTTCCCGCACCAGAATTGCAAAAATATCAGCGGATTAAACCGGGAAGTACAGAAGCAGACACAATTCGTTCTTTAGCACTAGAAGACCCGCAGCATCCGCCTTTATACTTTCTCCTGGCTCGTTGGTGGATGCAGCAATTTGGGAGTTCTCTAACAGCATCCCGCAGTTTGCCAGCAATATTGAGTTTGCTGTCGCTGCCTTTGATGTACGCTTTAGCTCGGGAACTTTTCGCCTCGAATTTGGCGGCATTATTAGCAACAGCACTTTTGGCTTTATCTCCCTTTGACATCTTGTTTGCTCAGACAGCAAGGCAGTACAGTTTGCTGACAGCCACAGTTATTGGCAGCAGTTGGCTGCTGCTGAGAGCAGTGCGGTTGCCGGGTTGGCAAAATTGGGTATTTTACTCGCTGGCGATCGCCCTTGGTTTCTACACTCACCCTTTCTTCAGTTTGACACTCATCGGGCACGGAGTTTTTATAATTGCTTACTGGTTGTTTGTCAAAAAAACAAAATTGCGAGGTCACGTAACTAATTCCCAATTTTTCCTAGCAGTAATAGGAGCTTTAATCTTGTATATCCCCTGGATTTACGTGCTGGCGACCAACCTGGAACGTGCCTCCTCTACGACAGATTGGACGCGAGTATCTCCGGGTTGGCTGTATCTTGTCAAATTGTGGACACTCAGCTTTACAGCCTTATTTTTTGACTTCGACTTCGGGTTTGATAATATTTGGACTTATCTGCTGAGATTGCCATTTTTGCTGTTAATTGCTGCAGCCCTTTACACAATCTGCAGCCGGACTAGCAGTTCAACTTGGCTGTTTCTTGTAACATCAATTTTTGTACCTTTTTCGATCCTGGCGTTACCGGATCTCATCCTAGGCGGCAAACGTTCCGCCGTCAGCCGCTATTTGATTTCCTGCTTTCCCGGAGTGCAGCTAGCAGTTGCTTACTTGCTCGCAAGTAACGTGAAAACTCAGCAGCGGTTTTGGCAAGTCATTTTAGCCTTGGTATTTACAGCAAGTATAGCATCCTGTACTGTCAGCGCTTTTTCTGATACTTGGTGGAGCAAAGACTTGAGCTATTTTAATGCTGAAGTTGCGAAAATTATTAACAAAGAGGCGATAGCTAACCGATCGATTAAAGATACAATTGTAATTAGCGATCGCGGCAACGATTTTACTAACATGGGAGATTTGCTTTCTCTGAGTTATTTGCTCGACAAAGACGTGCGGCTGATGCTGATGAGCCAGTCGCCAGAAATCGAGATGCTGAACAAATATTCGGCTCCCCTAGTGTTCCGCCCTTCGGAAAAATTGCGATCGGCACTCAAGCAAAATCAACGCCGCTTAGAGCCAATATTGGAGTATGCCAGACTTTTTCGAGCGCGGCGAGCTTCTTAG
- a CDS encoding peptide ligase PGM1-related protein, translating to MQELNNSSSESAQKFRDLQTELRERWRAIEEFDSGDCDIIIIPSVSLDQQEMQKVEGAYHYEERHLFSLIRLRNPHTRLIYITSEPLHPMIVDYYLQLLPGIPFSHARDRLVLFSAYDASAKSLTQKILERPRLMERIRQAVRPAKSYMVCYNSTPLERELSVKLGIPLWASDPDLLYWGTKSGSRQIFKECGVPYPDGSELVWNAEDLAEAAAGLWERQPHLQRIVIKLNEGFSGEGNAILELNSLAGKAPKERAKAIGESFHNLRFQATGETWENFSSRIPELGAIAEAFIEGKEKLSPSVQGRIVPSGEVEILSTHDQILGGPDGQIFLGCRFPADESYRLALQELGWKVGQNLAKKGALERFGVDFLAVRQSDGHWDMQAIEINLRKGGTTHPFMALKLLTNGRYDRTTGLFYSQQGRPKYYVASDNLKKERYRGLLPNDLMDIIADNQLHFDSGTETGSVFHLMGCLSEFGKLGVTSIGNSQQEAEEMYNKVVKVLDRETSGDCRL from the coding sequence ATGCAAGAGTTAAATAATTCATCTTCCGAATCCGCGCAGAAGTTTCGCGATCTTCAGACAGAATTACGCGAACGTTGGCGAGCTATCGAAGAATTTGACAGCGGAGATTGTGACATTATTATCATTCCTTCTGTCAGCTTAGATCAGCAAGAAATGCAGAAAGTTGAGGGTGCTTACCACTACGAAGAGCGGCATTTATTTTCATTAATTCGGCTGCGAAATCCCCACACGCGCTTAATTTACATTACCTCCGAACCGCTGCACCCGATGATTGTGGATTATTACCTGCAATTGCTGCCGGGAATTCCGTTTTCTCACGCGCGCGATCGGCTTGTGCTATTCAGTGCTTACGATGCTTCTGCCAAATCCCTCACCCAGAAAATTTTAGAACGTCCCCGCTTGATGGAGCGCATTCGTCAAGCAGTGCGGCCGGCAAAATCTTATATGGTTTGTTATAACTCGACGCCCTTAGAACGCGAGTTATCTGTTAAATTGGGAATTCCTTTGTGGGCCAGCGATCCCGATCTGTTATACTGGGGAACAAAAAGCGGTAGCAGGCAAATTTTTAAAGAATGTGGCGTGCCTTATCCTGACGGTTCCGAGTTGGTTTGGAATGCGGAAGATTTAGCGGAAGCTGCGGCCGGGCTCTGGGAAAGGCAGCCGCATTTGCAGCGGATCGTAATTAAGTTAAATGAAGGTTTTTCGGGTGAAGGAAATGCTATTTTAGAGCTGAATTCCCTCGCCGGTAAAGCGCCTAAAGAAAGAGCGAAGGCAATTGGCGAGAGCTTCCATAATTTGCGCTTTCAAGCAACGGGCGAAACCTGGGAAAATTTTAGCAGCCGCATTCCCGAATTAGGGGCAATTGCCGAAGCATTTATCGAAGGGAAAGAAAAGTTATCCCCCAGCGTTCAAGGCAGAATTGTTCCCAGCGGCGAAGTAGAAATTCTCTCCACTCACGACCAGATTTTAGGAGGCCCAGACGGCCAAATTTTCTTGGGTTGCCGATTTCCGGCGGACGAATCCTACCGGCTGGCATTGCAAGAATTGGGATGGAAAGTAGGGCAAAACTTAGCTAAAAAAGGTGCTTTAGAGAGATTTGGAGTAGATTTTCTCGCGGTGCGGCAATCAGACGGCCACTGGGATATGCAAGCAATAGAAATTAACTTGCGGAAAGGAGGCACAACTCATCCGTTTATGGCCCTGAAGCTGTTAACAAACGGTCGGTACGATCGTACTACCGGATTATTTTACAGCCAGCAGGGCCGTCCGAAATATTATGTCGCTTCGGACAATTTGAAAAAAGAGCGGTATCGGGGATTATTACCGAACGATTTGATGGATATTATTGCTGACAATCAACTGCACTTTGACAGCGGTACAGAGACTGGCAGTGTGTTTCATCTAATGGGTTGTTTGTCGGAGTTTGGCAAATTGGGAGTGACGAGTATCGGCAATTCGCAGCAAGAAGCTGAGGAGATGTATAACAAAGTTGTGAAAGTGCTCGATCGCGAAACGTCAGGCGATTGTAGATTGTAG
- the lepB gene encoding signal peptidase I, translated as MTRLDKSADEKPPQDTENPWIEGIKTIGLAAFLAFGIRTLVAEARYIPTGSMLPTLQINDRLIIDKVSYRFQDPHRGDIIVFMPPDPASLCTGQPPPIKDAYIKRVIGLPGDTVEVREGKVFINKQPLQEKYIEEIPQYPYGPVVVAPNSYLVLGDNRNASCDSHYWGFVPKQNIIGRAIVRFWPLNRTGSIDPTPLYPAKN; from the coding sequence CGAAGGAATTAAGACGATCGGCTTAGCAGCGTTTTTGGCCTTTGGTATCCGCACCCTGGTTGCCGAAGCACGCTATATTCCCACCGGCTCGATGCTCCCAACCTTACAAATTAACGATCGATTGATTATAGATAAGGTGAGCTATCGATTCCAAGACCCCCACCGAGGAGATATTATCGTATTTATGCCTCCTGACCCGGCTAGTTTGTGCACGGGACAGCCGCCACCGATCAAAGATGCCTATATCAAGCGAGTGATCGGACTTCCAGGGGACACTGTGGAAGTCAGAGAGGGAAAAGTTTTTATTAACAAGCAGCCGCTACAGGAAAAATATATTGAAGAAATTCCGCAGTATCCCTACGGGCCTGTAGTTGTAGCTCCAAATTCTTACTTGGTGCTCGGCGACAACCGCAACGCAAGCTGTGACAGTCATTACTGGGGCTTTGTACCCAAGCAAAATATCATCGGTAGGGCAATTGTGCGTTTTTGGCCGCTCAACCGCACAGGTTCGATCGACCCCACGCCCCTCTATCCCGCTAAAAATTAG